The Streptomyces sp. NBC_00576 genome contains the following window.
CCGGCGGTTCGGTGTCGAAGAGCGCCCCGCGTCCGTGCAGCCGTCTGAGCACCGCATCCCTCCCCCTAGGACTTAGCGCCTTTCATGTTGCTGTGCAGCACAGCAACACCAGTGTAAGAAGAGGGAGTTGCATCGGCCAGATCGCCGGATGTCCGTTGTGTTACGAAATTATCGGTCCGATGCTCAACTTTCTGCGGAGCCCTACTCGACGGTGATCGAGTCCAGCTGCCCCCGCAGATAGACGTGCGAGTCGAAGGCCTCGTACGCGACCCGGCCCACCGGCGCCGGTACCGACTCGACGATCGTGCCCGGGGTGCACTCGCCGAAGTAGACGAGGGACATCAGCTCCTCGGCGGGTGAGTCGGCCGGCGGCGGCAGCACCCGGTGGCGGCCCGAACGCCACCGGTCGCCGGTCCAACGGGCCATCAGGTCACCGATGTTGATGGTGAACGCCTCGGGATCGAAGGGCGCGTCCTCCCAGCCGCCCTCGTCCGTGTAGACCTGCAGCCCGCCCTTCCCGGCCTGCCGGTCGAGGATGGTGACGGTCCCGAAGTCGGTGTGCGGCCCGATCCGGAACTGCCCCGGCTCCGGCTCGCCGACGACCTCGACCCCCGGGTACCAGTTGATGTTGAAGCCGTACGTCGGATGGTCCATGTGCCGGGAGAAGAAGTCGGGTTCGAGCCCGAGGGCGTCCCCGAGGAGGGTGAGCAGCTCCTTCTCCAGCTCGCCCATCCGCCTCAGATACTCCTCGCACAGCCTCCGCAGCTCGGGAGCCTCGGCGGGCCACACGTTGGGCGCGTACCACTCGGCGTTGACGGCGGGGTCGTCGAACGGCTCATGCGTCGCGAAGGTCAGCGACTCCTTCAGGTCCGGCGGAGTCTCCGTACCCTCCGAGTACCCGTTGGCCTCGGCCCCCGGCCCCAGCCACCCTCTCCCGCCGACCTTCGCCGTGTACCGCTCCTTCACCTCGGCGGGCAGAGCGAAGAAGGCGCGGGCCGCCTCCCGGATGCCGGCCCGCAGGGCGGGGTCGACCCCGTGCCCGGTGACCAGCAGGAAACCGGCGGTCCGGAGGGCGGAGTCGACGGTACGGGCGATCTCCTTCCGTACCTCCGCGTCGCCGGACAGCCAGGGCCGCAGGTCGACGGTCGGGATACGGGGGGCGGCGGACTTCGCCGACGTGGGACTACTCACCGATGTCCTCATTCCACAGTGCGGGGTTGTTCGTGATGAAGTCGCGCATCATGTCGACGCACTCGGGATCGTCGAGCAGCACGATCTCGACGCCGTGCTCGGCGAGCCAGTCGTGACCGCCGTGAAAGGTGACGGCCTCTCCCACGACCACCCGGGAGATACCGAACTGCCTCACCAGACCGGAGCAGTACCAGCAGGGGGAGAGCGTGGTGACCATGGTCGTCCCACGGTACGAGCGCTGCCGTCCCGCATTCCGGAACGCGGCCGTCTCGCCGTGCGTCGAGGGGTCGCCGTCCTGGACGCGCCGGTTGTGCCCCCGCCCGAGCAGCGTGCCGTCGGCACCGTAGAGCGCGGCGCCGATCGGGATACCGCCCTCGGCGAGCCCGGCGCGGGCCTCGGCCACGGCCACGGCGAGCCACGTACGCGCCTGCGCCCGATCCAGCGGATCCAGCGGTTTCAGCGGATTCATACGACCACTCTCCTTGGGCGGAAACACCGGGGCAACGTGCGGAAAGTACTCTCCGGGCATCCCCCAGCAGGACGAAGTGTCAGCGCCTTGGGAGGCACCCGTGCCCGCACTCACCCTCCGTGAACTCCTGGCCCTCGACCCGGTCCGCGCCGCCGAGCCCGAACTGCTCACCGGCGAGGCCGCGTTGGACCGGCCCGTGCGCTGGGTCCACTCCAGCGAGGTGTACGAGGGCGCGAACTTCCTCGACGGCGGCGAACTGCTGCTGACCAACGGCTTCGGCCTCACCGACGCGGACGAGGAGGTACGGCGCCGGTACGTCCGCGAACTGGCCGCCCGGGGCGCGACAGGCCTCGCGGTGGAGATCGGCCGCGCGCTCCCCGCGATGCCGCCCGAGGTGACGGACGAGGCCCGCCGCCTCGGCCTGCCACTCCTCGCTCTGCGCCGCGTCGTCCCCTTCGTACGCATCACGGAGGCCGCCAACCGCGCGATCGTCGCCCGGGGCCTGTCCGGCCGTACGGTCGCCCGCCCCTGGGGCGACGACCACACCGCCGCCCTGCTCGCCGACCTCGCCGACGGCCAGGCCCTCAACCAGCCCGAGGTCGAGGCCCGCGCCGCCCTCGCCGGCTTCCACCCCGGCCCCGGCGCCCGTCTGATCGGCGTCTCCGTGCACGGCACGCGCGACGTCGGCACCGTGGACCGGGCGGCGCGCACCCTGGGCGGGGCGGTGCTGCGGGCCGCCTTCCCGGGGGACATGCTCGCCCTGGTCGCGGTGCTGCCGGGGCCGGGGGCGAAGACGGGACGGGATCCCGTACGGGCGGTACAGGACGCCTTCCGTACAGCCGCCGCCCCCGGACTCACCGTCGCCGTGGGCCATGCAGTCGACGCCGGCAGCGGCTGGCTGCGCTGGAGCGAGACGCTGCGCGCGGCCCGTACGACGCTGGAACTGGCACTGACGGTGCCGCCACCGGAGCCGAACGCCCCGCAGGGTCCCCTGGTGACGTCGTCCAGGGCCCTCGCCCTCGAACGGGAACTGACCCGAGGAGGCGTCGACGCCAACCACGACCGCCTGACCCGCCTGGTCCAGCACACCCTGGGCCCCCTGCTGGCCTGGGAGGCGGCCCACCCCAGCGACCTGGTCCGCACCCTGGAGGTCCACCTGCGCAACGGCTGCTCACCGACGCGCACGGCGACCCTCCTGCACATCGGCCGCCAGTCCCTCTACCAGCGCCTGGAACGCATCGAGTCCCTTCTCGGCCTGGAGATCGACGACCCGGACCTGCTCGGCGAACTGCTGACGGCGGCCTGCGCGTGGCGGGTGGTGCGGGGGACGGGCGCGGGGGCGGGCTTGGGGTTGGGGGCGGGTGGTCTGCGGACGGTGGCGTAGGCGGTCGGCGGGGGAGGAGTCAGAAGGGCCGGAGGGTGACGTGGCGTGGCGGGTCGTACTCGGACAACTCCAGCACGGTCTGCGGTGTCCGCAGCCCGTCCTCCTCGGCGAAGATCCGCCGGGCGGCCTCGAAAGGAACGTCGGCGGGAGCATCGGGGGCGACGACCAGTGACACCCGGTCGTACAGCTCGCGGACGGGCTCGGTCATGGTCCGCCCGTCCTCCTCCGACTCCGTCCCCCAGATGTCCCACAGCAGGGTCTCCACCTTGTTCAGCGCGGCCAGGTCGAGCCGTATGTTGCCGGCCACGAACCACTCGCCGTTCAACGGCCCGTCCTCCGGCGGGTACAGCCCGTAGTTGTCGGGGTCGGCGTCCCCGGCCCGGATGTCCCGCCATGCCCGGCCCGCGACCTGAAAACGGTCACGGGGTACGTCCATCGGGTCGAAGTCGACGCGCCCGGCGGCGGTGATGTCCGGATCGGCGAGCTGCGCGTCGGCGAGGAGCCAGCCGCGCGCGTCGTCCCAGTACTCGGTGACGACGTGATCGCAGTGGAAGCCGTCCGTCCGGAAGTAGTCCGCGAATCCGGACCGCACGCGGGCGGGAGTGCCGCTGTGCCGCAGCAACGAGCAGTGCAGCAGCGCGAAGTCACGGCAGACGCCGACGAACCGGTCCCCGGCCACGCGCCGCCGGGTCAGCGGGGAGCCGTCGCGTGCGATGACGATGCGCAGGATGTCGTCGACGTAGCGGGCGTCGGCGTCGTGGTGCAGCCGGTCGGTGGGGTGCGTGTGCCGGAACTGGTCGCTCTCGCCCCGGTGGATCATCAAGTCACGTGCTGTGCGGGCGAGTTGGGCGGGGCCGGAGGGGAGGTCGGCGTACAGTCGGGCGAGGTCGCCGGGGTCCGAGAAGGTGCTCTGGGTGCGATAGAAGGCGGCGGCTTCCGGGGTGAGACCGGGGTGGGCGGAGGGCACGGCGGGGCTCCCTTGGGGGTCAGGTGTCAGATCATGCGTTAGGTCGTGTGTTCGAATGCCGGCCGGCTCGCACCACCGTGTCAAAATTCGCCGCCAAATGTCCAGGGAAACGACCAGCGACGAACAGCGACTACCAACAAGCTTTGGGAGGCAGGTCCAGCAGGCACTGCTCGCGTGTCTGGCGGACTCAGACGCTCGATACCTAGCCGCCGGCAATCCGTCGCTGCCGCGTGCGGTGATGCTGTCTCTGATGCCCTGACTCTCATCAGCTGTCATCAGCTGTCATCAGCCGTGATCGGCCGCCATCAGTTGTTCTCGACGTACTCCATGTACTCCGCCAGCCGCCCCGCCCCCGCCAGCATCGCCCGCGTACGCCCCGCCAGGGCCTCCCCGCGTGCCGCGACCACCGTTCTCAGCGCCTCCGTGCCGCCCTCCTGCCGCAGCTCCTCCAGCACCGGACGGATCTGGTCCAGCGGGTAGTGGCTGCGGCGGAGGGTCTGGATCAGACGGGCGTCGCGGACGTCGTCGGGGCCGAACTGCCGGTAGCGCGTGCCGCGTTCGCGGCCTGGGGTGAGCAGCCCCGCCGCCTCCCATACCCGCAGCGCGGACGTCCGTACGCCGAGCAGGGCGGCCACCTCGCCGATGCGCAGGCCGGTCGCAGGGGTCGTCGCCTTCGAGGCCGGCCTGCCGGTCAGCGCCTCCAGAGCCGCGCGCGTCGCCCGTAGCGCCGTCCGCTGCTCGTGCAGCCCGGCGTGCGCCGCGTCGACGAGCGCGAGGGCGCCCGGCAGGTCCCCATCGTGCAGGGTCCGCATGACGGCGGTCGCCGCCAGTGGCCCGTACCCGGGCTGCAGGGCCCGGTACGTCAGCAGCGCGCGGCGGTGGACGTCCCCGAAGACGCGGTAGCCCGACTCCGTCCGCGCCGCCGGGGGCAGGACGCCCGCGTCCTCGTAGTTGCGGATCTGCTGCGTCGACAGCCCCGACAACCGGGCGAGATCGACGGGCCGCAGCCGTACCTCATGGTTCGTCACGGATTTGAAGCTTAGGGGCAATGGAGAGCCGTGTCGGGCGGGTGTCGGGCGGTGATCCCGCCTCAAAGTCCCAATGGGAACTTCAATGAAAAACTTGAAGGTATGGATGAAGGCATGGAAGAAGGCACAGATGCAGGCATGGTCGACCGAACTCCCGTGATGCACATCAAAGGCGCCCGTCTTCACAACCTCAAGAACGTCTCGCTCACGATCCCCAAGCAGAAACTGGTCGTCGTGACCGGTCTGTCCGGCTCCGGCAAGTCCACGCTCGCCCTCGACACCCTCCACCGTGAGAGCCACCGGCAGTACATGGAGTCGTGGGGTGTGGCGACCGCCGGTGTCAGCCGGCCCTCCGTCGACTCGATCACCGGTCTCTCCCCGTCCGTCAGCGTCGACCAGCGTCCGGCAGGACGCGGCCCCCGCTCGACGGTCGGCACCGCGACCGAGGTCTTCACCTATCTGCGGCTGCTGTGGTCCCGGATCGGCGTACGCCCGTGCCCCGCCTGCGGGGAGGAGATCCCACCGTCGTACGCCCACGACCCGGCCGGCGACGAGGAGGACCAGGAGGCGGAGACGGAGACGGAAGTGGCGGACGGCGAGGCCGTGGCCTGCCCGCACTGTTCCGCCCCCGTACCCCAACTCGTCATGGGCTCCTTCTCCTTCAACAAGCCCGCAGGCGCCTGCCCGTCCTGCACCGGACTCGGCGAGGTCATCCGGGTGGACGTACGGAGCCTGGTGGAGGAGGAGTTGAGCGTCGCCGCCGGTGCCGTGCGCGGCTGGCCCAAGCAGCTCGTCGAGCGCAACCTGCCCCTGCTGCGAGCCGCCGCCCACCACTACGGCCTCACCTTCGACACCGATGTCCCGGTAGCCGAACTACCAGCACCTTCAAGGGACTTGCTCCTGTACGGGGTCGAGTCGCCCGAGTTCCGCAGCCACCTCCCCGCCCTCGGGGCCATCGGGATCGAGCCCCCAGCCACCGTCTCCGCAGGCCGTTTCGAGGGCGTCGTCACCGCGTTCATGCGCCGCTACGCCGATCGCATCGACGACACCGACTACCGGCAGAAGGCCGAGCGCTCGATGGTGAAGGCGCCCTGCGGGGCGTGCGAGGGGACGAGGCTGCGCGCCGAGAGCCGGGCCGTCACCGTGCACGGGCTCGGCATCACGGACGCGTCCCGTCTTCCCCTCGATGAACTCGCCGACTGGGTAGTGGAGTTGAAGGCATTCTCCACCGGGGACGAGTGGCGGTTCGCCGAACCGGTCGTCGCCGACCTGGAGGAACGGATACGCCGGCTCATCGACACCGGGGTCGGC
Protein-coding sequences here:
- a CDS encoding PucR family transcriptional regulator, whose translation is MPALTLRELLALDPVRAAEPELLTGEAALDRPVRWVHSSEVYEGANFLDGGELLLTNGFGLTDADEEVRRRYVRELAARGATGLAVEIGRALPAMPPEVTDEARRLGLPLLALRRVVPFVRITEAANRAIVARGLSGRTVARPWGDDHTAALLADLADGQALNQPEVEARAALAGFHPGPGARLIGVSVHGTRDVGTVDRAARTLGGAVLRAAFPGDMLALVAVLPGPGAKTGRDPVRAVQDAFRTAAAPGLTVAVGHAVDAGSGWLRWSETLRAARTTLELALTVPPPEPNAPQGPLVTSSRALALERELTRGGVDANHDRLTRLVQHTLGPLLAWEAAHPSDLVRTLEVHLRNGCSPTRTATLLHIGRQSLYQRLERIESLLGLEIDDPDLLGELLTAACAWRVVRGTGAGAGLGLGAGGLRTVA
- a CDS encoding nucleoside deaminase produces the protein MNPLKPLDPLDRAQARTWLAVAVAEARAGLAEGGIPIGAALYGADGTLLGRGHNRRVQDGDPSTHGETAAFRNAGRQRSYRGTTMVTTLSPCWYCSGLVRQFGISRVVVGEAVTFHGGHDWLAEHGVEIVLLDDPECVDMMRDFITNNPALWNEDIGE
- a CDS encoding MerR family transcriptional regulator, with the translated sequence MTNHEVRLRPVDLARLSGLSTQQIRNYEDAGVLPPAARTESGYRVFGDVHRRALLTYRALQPGYGPLAATAVMRTLHDGDLPGALALVDAAHAGLHEQRTALRATRAALEALTGRPASKATTPATGLRIGEVAALLGVRTSALRVWEAAGLLTPGRERGTRYRQFGPDDVRDARLIQTLRRSHYPLDQIRPVLEELRQEGGTEALRTVVAARGEALAGRTRAMLAGAGRLAEYMEYVENN
- a CDS encoding transglutaminase-like domain-containing protein: MPSAHPGLTPEAAAFYRTQSTFSDPGDLARLYADLPSGPAQLARTARDLMIHRGESDQFRHTHPTDRLHHDADARYVDDILRIVIARDGSPLTRRRVAGDRFVGVCRDFALLHCSLLRHSGTPARVRSGFADYFRTDGFHCDHVVTEYWDDARGWLLADAQLADPDITAAGRVDFDPMDVPRDRFQVAGRAWRDIRAGDADPDNYGLYPPEDGPLNGEWFVAGNIRLDLAALNKVETLLWDIWGTESEEDGRTMTEPVRELYDRVSLVVAPDAPADVPFEAARRIFAEEDGLRTPQTVLELSEYDPPRHVTLRPF
- a CDS encoding isopenicillin N synthase family dioxygenase translates to MRTSVSSPTSAKSAAPRIPTVDLRPWLSGDAEVRKEIARTVDSALRTAGFLLVTGHGVDPALRAGIREAARAFFALPAEVKERYTAKVGGRGWLGPGAEANGYSEGTETPPDLKESLTFATHEPFDDPAVNAEWYAPNVWPAEAPELRRLCEEYLRRMGELEKELLTLLGDALGLEPDFFSRHMDHPTYGFNINWYPGVEVVGEPEPGQFRIGPHTDFGTVTILDRQAGKGGLQVYTDEGGWEDAPFDPEAFTINIGDLMARWTGDRWRSGRHRVLPPPADSPAEELMSLVYFGECTPGTIVESVPAPVGRVAYEAFDSHVYLRGQLDSITVE